The nucleotide sequence ctacaccgGTGGACGGTGCGGCATGCTAGAGAGCCGAGCTATGACCCTTCGAGGAGTAgaaggggaagtgaccatacgtccatcactgtagatgatgtgagttctatcttagatcgtagtggttgtcgtatgcttgtgttagtatccgcgtccgagggctgatggcggcgcctataacactgtgggacaaaagtcgacgcctacaacactgttcgggctctgtcaggTCGGAAAGGGCCTAAAGCGCCCTTCCCGTCGTATCCTGATAGTATCTTCCTgtaggcatgcagggcatggccctcggtattgcggttgactcgaatgtgctgtcgtaccctgtgctcgtcttttatgaaggagcagggtgcagttgtcgggcgaggcggagcctgccctcaaacgtcgagcgaggcggagccagtcctcagccgtcgggcgaggcggagccggccctcagacgtcgagcgatgCGAAGCCTGCCCTCAAACGTCGGGCGAGGTAGGgcctgccctcagccgtcgggcgaggcggagccatccctcggccgtcgggcgaggcggagctagcccttagccgtcgggcgaggcggagtctgccctcagacgttgggcgtggcggagctagccctcagccgtcgggcgaggcggagtctgccctcggacgtcgggccgtcgggcgaggcagagcttgccctcggacgtcgggcgaggcagagctagccctcggccgtcgggcgaggcggagtcttagcccttggggtcgggcgaggcagaactaaTCTTCCgtcgtttgggcaagaagtgtagtagcgttcttgtctgaccgaaagCGTCAACGTTCAATAGttattaattccacctcattgtgtaccccggtattaggtccccgacaactcCCTAAATAAATTATGAATTTTTATCATTATTTTTCATACAATTTTGTATTTCTAGTGTTAatttattactccctccgtttcaaattgaGTCGATGATTTTGTATATATAGAACGAATCTAGTATTATATATGTTCTATTATTAAAATAATGATAAAAATGTGATGTATCTTTTAACATAAATTAGATGTTCTTTATCACTAACAAAATTTAAAATTAAAACCCTAACTTGTACTtgagaaataaaaaaaacaaagtttgtcGTGGGACAAATTAAGCCAACTGAAATAGTTGAGTAAACCGAATTAAATGTTAGCCTATGAGGACATATAGAGATATGCCAAACCtgggggagtaatttggattttttttcCCCATATTTTATGATcttgtttggcttattttttgGAGTGCGTATCTGTGACTTCACGTGACCCTTCTCTAATCTCTATAATCACCTCGCCCACCTTCCCCTGACCCATCCATGCCATGGCCGCGTGCTGctacgcggaggcggaggtctgTAGCAGTGGCGCAGGTGGTGGTTTTCTCTCGAGTTCTGGTCGGCGCTGAGGTGCTGGGTGCCTGGGCGAAGAGGAAGGGCTGATCTGGGCAACGACGAGCCCATGGACAGTTGGACCTGGCCACGGTGGGCCTGATTTAGCACCGGACAGCTCCACCACTAAAAAAATAAATCTAAATCTGCGATTCGATATAGAACAGCTTCACAATGAAAATTGTTTAGCTACACAGCAACTCTAGATGCACACAAGGGCATTTTGGTTGAAATGAATGATTTGCTCTTGGCTACACAGTAGTTTCTTTCGTCTTCTTCATTCTCCAGCTCGGGCGCAGGCTAGGACACGGCCGGCGCAAGGCGCTTGCGGCCTGGGGCTCCCgcgaccggccatggcggccgaagCTCGCGGGGGCGCGCCGGGTTCGGGCCAAGGCGGCCGCCACGGGACGAGCAGGGCGCAGCCGCACGTGGCCAAGGCAACGGTGGGCTAAAGTTCACAGGGGCAGGCACGCGTGACGGTAGAGGCGAGCACAGCCAGAGTCACGAGTCATgatagaggaagaggaagaaaacacgacagaggaagaagaaaaacagaaACGAACCAGTATCTTGTGTAACGAGTCACTTGTCTTTTTGGAGGACTTGTCTTTTTGGAGGACAAGTGATGCTACACTAGCTGTAATGTCAATTATGATCTATATGTGGAGCAAGGCACATGTGAGATTGATGTCCTTTTTctagatcttttgtgtattcatAGCCTACTATGGATTCTCAAGGTCAATCTTAGATATAATATACTGTAAAATAATGAATTAAATAAATTATAATAATGACTTCAAACAATAAAACACTAAATAACTCCAAATAGAGCACCAACCAATATATTATACCTTCAGAATTATTTTGGTACTAGTTTATATTTTTCTGATTTAAAATGAATTATTTATGagtttttcaaaaaataaaactagcttttatttttttttaaaaatacaaAACCACCTTCGAAACCAGCTAGATGATCTTATTTGTCCGCCATTGATAATTCAATAGCTAAAGATTTCTGGCTATTGAGTTACACTGCCAAAAATAAACTCAGAAATAGTTGAATGGTCAAAAATAGACTTCCCCTTGAACTAATGGGATGCTTGACGGGACCAGTTCATCACTTGAGTGGGATGGTTTCTCAATCCCTCCAAAGTTATAATCGATACTATGTGTATGTGATGCAGCAACTATGAGACGCATCCAAGAATGCTTCAGAATACCACGAAGTAATAGTGCCATAAACCCAAACACTAATGGATGCACAGAACGTAACCCCTTACATAGCCCAAGGCAAGGCATTCGGCTTTGACCTGAAAATCCCTCCAATTCTGGTTAGCTATTAGTTGATTCAACTATTCCACATGCAGCTACGGCTTTGATTTCTGTGGTTTGAAAATGTTGTCCTTATAGTACTTCAGTTCGGCGATGCTTTCTTTAATATCATCCATTGCCCTGTGGGTTTTTTGCTTTCTTGGAGTTTGTTTCCTTTCTGTATAAAGAGTTAAACAGCAAACAAACAAGTTCAGTCTCATCATAAGTCCAGTAAGATTATTTTAGATACTAGCAGAAACTGGAATTCTGCTAGTATTACTCATCACCTCACATTAGAAGCAAAGCTGCGGATTCTGATTTGGTATTAAACCAAAATAGCTACAAATGAAACGACAATGATGCTAAAATATATAAactgttgccacttcttggcattTCAAGTACTGACTACAGAAGCTGAAAGTACTTGTATCCATGGCCACCCGATTTAATTTACCTTTCTGGTACCATCTTATGCATAAAGCCATTATACTGCTCACATCGACAATTACATGAGAGAAGACGGCTGCAAGCTGTGGCATGTACTTCTGGCAGGAAAAGCAAACAAAAATGTCAGCCACCAAGGGTTGAATTCTCAAATTTCAAATGGAAAATGCTTTCACAAAAGTGGGAAACACCCATCCTATTTATTGAGAAATATAATGCAAATGTGATCCATACCCCCTTCAGTAATGATAAGTAGATTACATGACACTTTTCGTCAAGCTTCAAAAGTCTTAGCGCCTTGACTATCCATATCTTTTAAAATAATGATAATCGAAATATAAATGTAtgattttctcaaaaaaaaattgtAATATAATAATTTTATCAAATCCTACAAACAACATTCCAACAGAAAGTACAGATCATTTATGACCGAAGGTACTAGTAATTAGCATTTTTTGCACATCCTTGGACAGTCATTTAACCACCTCATCTTCTATAACATAGGTCATTTACATCCCTGGATAGTCAGCTTGGGTGAATTTGAGACATAAGTTGATTAGTggcaaaagaaaaaccaccaccataTCAGCAAAATTTCCAAAGTAAAGCATCAGGCAAAGTATCTTGGTTTTAAAAGAAGAGGAACTGAACTCAGATGTTTTGATAGTCAAATGCAATATTTCCACAGTTCTTGGGGGGTACACTAGACTTAAAAAAGTGCTGAGTAGAAATAAAAGAAGATTATCAATTATTCATACTAACCTTCAGAAATAGTAAATCCACATAAACAGAATTCCCAGCTAATAATGGAATGCCTGAATTTATATGCTTCCTAACAAAGTCTAAAACCTGCCAATGGGCCAATAGAAGATTCTCTGTTAGGAAAACAAAAGGAATACATTGGTTACGACAATTCAAGCAAGAGGATTTTTGAGATCCACTATCTTCAGTGTGATAGATAGTTAATTACATATAAATGGAGACAAAAAATAATTAAAGGTTTCATGTAATTGTTGCACTAAAATGCAATAAGATAAAAGAAAGACTCTAGATGGACTTTGTGCACTATACAATTTGATCACGTTACACTGCTATTCAAGAAATTAGtcttttcatgtgcatatattactaCAGTGTTTCTTCAAAATTCAAATTAGCCTCCAATCAATTTTCTTTACTTCAAACTGAAAAGTAAAATGTTTTTTTGAGCAGATTTCAGGGTCTACCAAGGAGCGTGGTGCCCAGTCAGTACCTAAAGCTGTTTATCTGAGTAAGCAAACAATGATATTGGCACGTAACACTAAGGTTCTCCAAATCGCGATTCTAAATTGGATGGGAGGTCTTCATAAGATCGCTATCATAGAGAATCTTAAATATGAATATCATAGAAATATAGATTCCACTGACTAGAATTGTAGAATCAAACCCCTTATCCAGATGGTGAAGCCACTAAGTCATATGACTGTTTTGAAAACCATAAGTAACACAACCAAATTCAAGAACTAAGCGATTCAGGTGAACAGTTAAAAGATGCTTAGACAGTAAGGTTGTGGATTGAGTTAACCACTGAACATAGTCATTGTAAAATGTGTGAGATGTCTGAAACCTTTCAAAATATTCAAATGGCATAGGTTTCAAACAAAGGTGCCAAATTAAACTAGATTACTAGAGTATTGTGGATGGGTTACTCGAGACagcaaaacagaaaaaaaaatagtCGTATGAAATTAGTGGAGACATTCTTAAAAATATCCATGGCAAGATAGAGTGCTGTAACTTCAGTTATGTCTACAAACAAAAGTTccaggggagaaaacatgttcACCACAAACAGAAAAACATACTTTTGCCTCTGCATCATGTTCAGAAAGTTCACTCTGTAGTACTCTTTCTGTCAAACCTAAATTAGAAATCAGGGTTCTTGGAATTATGTTCAGAcataaaaataaaacagaaaatatcattttttttagaaaagaatAGTATTTACCACTAGCTGCATGATGAGTTTTGCACCATTCCCCCATATTATCTAAACAATCTTTGCTCTGGCTTATAACCAAGTCAGGACCCTGCAAAATAGAAAGGCAATCATGTTAAATAATTCAATTTATACATGGTGCTGACAACATGTATGAGGCATTGACATGACTAGCGAACTACAAATAATGAACACTTTCTTTGCTTAATTATATCATCACTAAGGGCGCATTGGCACGGACTCTGTATTAAAGCATTTGAAGTATCATATCCCACATGGGTCATCACCAGTTAACAATGGGATAATTTGTCAATAAACATAATCTAGTTAGCAGTCACCTGGCATTCGAATTTAGCCATATTTATCACGAAATTGATGATGGAACTAACCAAAATGAAACCTATACCATAATGTGGTGTGAAAGCTGAGGTCAAATCCATAAACATATTTCTAGTTGAAATCACTGCTCCCTCAATTTTGAATAAATATACTTGCTCAAAAGCAACTCCGCCTATgatggggcgcctttggtgtcccaacATAGCAGTTCCTAAGCCctagtaaaggaggagggttgtgttaggcgcggcgagccaatgtaaaaacttagccacttttatGGAGATAAACCCAAAAGAatcccgttggggcgtaaccctcttagcgacgcgccatgtcggaacccgggtatggtgttaaatgaagggccaggtcgtcacccccgtgacgcgccatgtcgcgatctggacacggtgccaagtgagcaaggatcaggtcgtcgcatccttagtggcgcgccacatcggcacccgggtgtggtgcaaaatgagcaagggtttTCACACCTATCTCGGCGGGTGCAAAGGGgaaggaagctagtcgagccaactaggatccgtttagataGCTGGAATGTATggttaagagagttagtggacacagcggttaggaggcgtgtaaatatcttatacgactaagagactaaatggaaggagcagaaggcgaaggaggtgaacaataccggcttcaagctctggtacacagggacaacttcaaataaaaatggagtaggagttttgattgataagagtctCAAGGATGAtgtggaggtgagaaggcaaggggataggatcatcttagttaaacttgtcattagtgatatggtcttaaacgtaattagtgcgtatgccccctaaGTAGGCCATGATAagagtgctaagcggcttttctgggaagacttagatcgcttggttagagctgtccctagtagcgagaagctctttataggaggtgatcttaatggccatgtaggtacatcaagtgcaggtttcgaggtggttcatgggggtttcggatatggtagtaggaaccaggaggaACATGAAGCCttagacttcgccatagcttttgatctgatgatagctaacactttctttcgtaagagacagtcccatttagtgacctttagtagcgaccagtactctagtcaaatctactttgtccttacaagaaggagggataaacgaacatacgtggactgtaaggtgatacctggagaatgtgtggttGCTCAACACAAGTTGGTGATGGCTGACTTCCactttctggtgcaagctcgtgggaacaaacaagatagggttgctagaacgaagtggtggaaattagaaggggatGCATGAAAGGCCTTgaaggaaaaggtcattgaagagggcccttggaaggatgaaggcgatgcaaacagcatgtgggagaagatggcaacatgcgttcAGAAGGTTGCTTCAGatgtgcttggagtgaccaaagggagcggatgcgactcgaaagacacttgaTGGTGAAATGAAGattgcaaaaggctattaaggaaaataagaagtgctataagcgcttgtatcatgacaggtgtgcagACAACacagagaagtacaaggtggcaaagaaaactgcaaaacgagcggtgaaTGAGGCAAAGGGGCGGACCTATGAGGACCTTTatcaacgtttgagtacgaagaaagaagagaaggacatctataggatggctagggctcgcaataggaagacaagggacttcaaccaaatcaagtgcataaaggatgagagggaacagctcttggtgaaggacgATGAGATCAGatatagatggcaagagtattttgataaattgttcaataatgagaacgagaacaccaccgttcagctggacgactcgtttgatgacactaacaggcgctttgtgcggatgattcaagaatcggaggttaaagaagccttgaaaaggatgaaagaggGCAAAGCGATGGACCATGATGGTATCCCAAtaaaggtgtggagatgtcttggggatatagctatagtatggcgaaccaagatgttcaaaaatatctttcgatcgaacaagatgtctgaggagtggagaagaagcatattggtaccaatctataagaaaatatccaaagttgtactaattatcaggGAATTAAGTTGATAAGCCACACTATAAAGTTAtgggagagtcatcgagcagcgcctgcgaggaacgacgcagatatcaacaaaccaatttggtttcatgcccagaaggtcaaccacagaagcaatcttttTAATaaaacaagttatggagcggtttagagagcagaagaaagacctccacatggttttcattgacatggagaaggcttatgacaagataccaagaaatgttatgtggtgggctttggacaaacataaagtcccatcaaagtacgtgaccctcatcaaggacatgtacaataatgttgtgactagtgttcgaacaaaacgatgataacacagattacttcccgattaaaattggacttcatcaagggtcagccttaagcccgtatctctttgccttggtaatggatgaggttaccaggaatatacaaggggatatccattggtgtatgttgttcgctgataatgtaatgttagtggacgaaagccaggcgggagtaaataagAAACTAGAGTTATAGTGGCAAACTCTTGAGTCTAAAGATTTTAGATTgaacagaactaaaaccgaatacataagATGTGACTTTGGCGGAGCTACacaggagggagatgtgagtttggaaggtcaagaccgaaattgacatgaggggaggcaataaaaagagatttggaAGCTTggaatatacctagagatctatgtttgaataggagtgcttgaaaagtagctattgaagtgcctgagccgtgacttggggctcttagtgggtttcaactctagcctacctcaacttgcttgggactgaaaggctacattgttgttgttgttgtatacttGCTCAAAAGCATCCAGGAGATCAGTTGGATGTTTGGCCAGCACCAAGTGTTTAATGTCCTCTCTAAGGCCACTTACAAAGAGAGTTATGTAATGGCTTTCAGGAGGATTGTTCCGTGATTGAGGGATGGACTTTGTCTCCCATTATATGCACGCCACGACAACATAGTTTTAACAAACAGAGCTAATTAGGGGCAGAGAGAGTAACATGCCATTATCTTTCTATTTGATAGTTAAACAAAAATCTCAGAACCCCAAAAAATGTGATCTGGATGTTTTATAGGAAAAGTTGAAGCGATTGAGCAACATCATCACATTGTATAAAAGCTATATAGAACAAATCAACAAAAGTACTTTGTTTCAACGACAACCTCAATTTGTTTTGTAAGTTTGCCATCTGTTATGATACAAGCAATCTCCAAAATCCGATCTTTTGTAATATCCAAACCTACAAAGTCGAGGAAGTGCATGCTTACATTAAACATTAAAGGCTTGGCTGAATACAAAAGATGGCAAAATAACTATTTTTTAGTTGACTATCTATCCACAAAACAATCTGGGAAAATATAACAAAATAATTATTTTCAAGATGCAACACCTCTTTCCTGCATCATATTCACGGAAgtaagtcattatgaaatattCCAATTTTTTCTTGCACTTGAAGTACATTTTCTTGTGTCAGGACAACACAAAAGTTTTCTCAAGAAATGTAAGATTGGATCCCTCATGGTCTGCAATTTGTCCAGTTGTGCAATAGAAATCTATGTCAGGCCATATCCACTAGGTAGAAGTACATCATATGAAACTATGAACGACACCACAATTTATATGTTCTGAGAACTATGGGAAATTCTTtgaaaaaaaatctagaaaaccCCATGCTATGCAATACATGAGCTGCTAAAAGTTATTCCAGAACATAAATAATGTCTTCACAATTAAAACATTATACACATGACTCATGATgtaatttaaaattatattatgaaaactagacaaACAAGTAAATGACAATGCACAACCGAAACTGAACTCTCTGATTATTTTCAGATTAAAGAATGTAGAAGTTTAGAAAAGACTCACCGGTCATTTCCAGGTCTATCCATACCAAAGGCATCCTGTAATCACCAGATGATGATGCAAGTGCTGCCTCCTCATAGTTTACTGCAGTTGTGTCATTCTGCTCATTTATATCTGGAAAGGGAATGAAATTTCCAACCAAATCAATGACTTTTGAGAAAAAATGAAGCTTTGGAACAACTACAGTCAGCATGTGGTCATAAACAATGACACATAATACGTGCAGTCAAAAGTACAAAATGAGGTTCCCCTACCAAAAATATATTAATTGCTTCTCCGTTACTACAACAATCTAATTCAAAACTTTAGGTAAAAACAGGTTTGCCAATAATGGTAGCACAAAAAATTTGGTATCAGCATTCCTCAAGTGCAGGGCCCAATTTGCTTTTAGCACTGGGCCACTAAATTCCTGAGTACAGACCTGCTAGTGGCTAGTCCTTTCTGTTTCAGATAAAAAACAGGCGAAAGACAAGAAGGGCTCAAGAACCTTGGCAAACTGCTGCATGTTACCAAGACATTAGAGTAAACAATCATCATGCCATTGGCAAACATCTGGTGGGTACTATTTTCTCATCAATTTAATTGTCCTTGTAGACTCATCTAAACCACAGTTGCAGGGATATACTTGAACTAGAAATGCAATTCCCCATGGAGAACAAATAAAGGTGACTTTATATCATGTTATCCACAAGTTCCATTCAAGAGGGAAGGGctaaaggagcaccaaccaggtTTGCTTGCAGCAGTTTTTTCTGCGCTGGAAGACGCCTGTGGTACTTCAGGTCGGTCATCTTCAGCATCCAGACACAGAGCCGAGAACATGTTTGTAAGCTTACTCATCTAAGAAATATTGATCTTGAGCTGATACAGTTGGATCCTGCAATCCAGGGGCGGACCCAGTAAAGGACATAGGTGTACACATGAACAGCCGATAATTTTTGCAAAGCAATCGAAGTTAttagtaggcataatacatgcATATACACTTGTAATTAGATTCCATGCGAATACGAATAGTATTTAGGGTTTGGGCGCacggtttcgcacagcaggaagtTAAGACCAAGGAGAGGGCGGTTTTGGCGCACGGCTTCGCATAGCAGGAAGGGAAGACCAAGGGGAGGGCATACCtggtggtgctcgtcgccggcgaaggtgGCAAAGTAGGGCGGCAGCAACGGCCGGCCCAGTCGTCGGTGGGTGGGGATTACTCGCAGCGGCGCACGCTTGGGGAGTTGGGGTGTGTCACCGCAGAAGACCCACGGCGACTGCTCCTGACGAAGGTGAAGCAGTTCCTGAACCTGAAAACGACACCGAGACACCTGAAGGAGATGGAGCTTCGACAGTCAGGCGCAGAGGGCTTTCCAGGCACTCAAGGACGAATGCTAGGCTAGTTGGGCCGGAGTGGGTTTCCTAACTGAATCATGGACCCTGCATGGCCCAGAACGGAAGGCAGCCCAAACAGCTCCTTCTTGTACCGTTGAGAGAAGGGGAGGAGAACTCGAACTTGGTTACTCCTTCTTGTAAGTAGCCGGAGCTCGAGACCTTGATCCACATACTCTATCAATATAGTTGATATCGTGTAGTCGGGTAACAGAGTGATGGTCTGATGGAAGAAAAGGCAGGGTAGGAGTGCAGCGTACAACTTACAAGCGACAAATTTCGATATTTCACATCAAAATACTGCGCCTCTCGTCTTGTAATATAAAAGATCCAGTGAAGATGCCCTTAGTCCTAGAGGCGTCTGATAGATCTTCTTTTCTATTTTTGACGATAATATCATCAACGTAGCCAGCATTTGAAGATTTTCCCTAGTCAATCTTAAAAAAATTGTCCATACAAGTCGGAGACCCTCTGCCATTTGGACGAAACATTTGGTGACGGCCATTTGGATGAAACATTTGGTGACCATGGGGTAGTAAAGCTAATTTTTTTCATCCTTGGGTGCCATCCAAATTGGAGGGTATCCCAGAAAAAAATCGAATAAGCTCAGCATCTTGCACCTGGCCGTTAAATCAATTAGAGTGTCCATTCTATGTAACGAGAAATCATCCTTTGGGTAATATTTGTTCAGATTAGTGAAATTGGGCATCCAGTCGAAGTATGGGTCTGATGACCTTCACGTGCAAAAGGAATTACACTTCCGACTTTACTGATTGGGCTCTTTCTTCTGAAATTTTTCTCAAACGCTACTTTCGAGGCTTGGTGTTTGGTTTGATATTGATCTCGTGTTGTATAATGTCTCTACTAACCCATATAGATCTTTTGTCGATCAAGCAAAAACATCCTTGTTTGCTGCTAAGAAATACATCAGTTTACTCTTCGTTTCATGAGCTATCTTGGCTGTGAGGGTTACATGGTGATCTGGTATCATTTTGTCTAGCGTGCACTGTATCTACTCTTGTGATTCTGCTCTTTACTTAGCTTGCATACCTCTTCCTTGTCTTTGGAAGGTTTTCGTTGCTTTTAACTTGGTTATTAATCAGGAAATTGGCTTACCTTTTATCTTTTGGGCTTCTAGCTGATTGGAAATATTGTAACGAATTCGTAAgagtatctccaagagtttccaaaaccTGCTCCCAATCTTGATTTTTTTAATAAGATTGAAAAAAAAACTGCTCTCCAACAATTCCCTATCTCTTGACTCTTAGTTTTTTCGCACTTGGGAAAATTGACCCAGTCGCGCAGAAATGTATGTGCGCGTATCAATTGGCCAATCTCGAGGTGGAAAAATGTGAGGAAGAATTAGGAGTAGTACAGAGTTCgcaatgcaaatgtacaagagaaaaaaaaatataaaaggaGTTGAGTGATTTAAAATAGTCCAAGATTATACATTAGGAGCAGGATTTTGAAAACTATCGGAGAAGCTCAATAAATATACTCCCAATTTTTTTTGGCCACTTAgaaaactcattgatttaccaATTGATATTTTAGGAACTAATCGGAGGGGATTTTCAATGCATGGAAGCTCTGCTTGATTTTAGCGTCAAATTTGTTTGTGAACCCTCTATCAAATACAGTTGTATGGGTGTTCAATCTCAACAACTAAAAAAATTCCTACGGTCAACATCTACCCGGCAGGACAATAGGCCGTGCGACCCCGCGTCTACCGGGCAGGACGAGTACACGTGCGACCCCACAGCCTCCGGCAATTTCTACCTCACCACGCACAGTGTTTCCCAACAATCACGTCCCATTAGCGGCAAAATAGGCAACCCGGCAATCACGTCCACTATAGCGGTAACAAAGGCAACCCCCgcataaaaaaaaagaaataaaacctCTCCATTGGCCCCCTAATCAGATCACGGGCACCAACAAAAAAAACCCGACGTGGTCGTGCCGGCAGTCTTCACACGTCAGTTGCCGGCGCCTATTCTCCACCCGCGAGTCTCCCCTGGTTGTGCCGGCAGTCTTCACCCGACGTGGTCGCGCCAGCAGTCTTCACGCATCGGTTGCCGGCGTCAATTCTCCACCCGTGAGTCTCCCCTGGTTGTGCCGGTGGTCTTCACCCGACGGTTGCCGACGCCAATTCTCTGTCAGCTTATCCATCAGGTAACAATCTTGCTGTTTAAATCCGTGTGGTCATCGTCATTGAAGAGATCGCCATTCTTTCCTGCAAAGGCGAGACTATCCGATCCGTCCACGAG is from Miscanthus floridulus cultivar M001 chromosome 7, ASM1932011v1, whole genome shotgun sequence and encodes:
- the LOC136463304 gene encoding oligoribonuclease-like, translated to MSKLTNMFSALCLDAEDDRPEVPQASSSAEKTAASKPDINEQNDTTAVNYEEAALASSSGDYRMPLVWIDLEMTGLDITKDRILEIACIITDGKLTKQIEGPDLVISQSKDCLDNMGEWCKTHHAASGLTERVLQSELSEHDAEAKVLDFVRKHINSGIPLLAGNSVYVDLLFLKKYMPQLAAVFSHVIVDVSSIMALCIRWYQKERKQTPRKQKTHRAMDDIKESIAELKYYKDNIFKPQKSKP